The genomic segment AGGGCGCGCCGCTGTCCAATACTAATACGCGCCGCAAGGAACGTCCCAATGCCATGGCCGCAGAAAGACCTGCATAACTGCCACCAATAATAATCACGTCGAATTCTTTATCGTCTTTCATCTTACTATACTTGTATATTCGTTTTTATTTTTTGCAGCTGATCAGGTGGAATGGAAAATTCTCCTCGACTTCACTGATGTCCATCAATCCATAGGCACCAAACTCTGTCCGGATGGAATTTTCATCATAGAAGAACATGCTAACGCCATCAAATAATGAGAATCGATCCACACTTAGCTGTACCCCCTGCCCGTAAATAGCTGCTGCCTTTGACACTGCCGAGAAAATCATATACCCCCCATCGGCCAGTTGCCCAAAACAATCTTGGATAAACTTCGCCCTTTCATCCCTGTCAAGCAAGTGAATCAATGCATGGCAAAAGATTCCGTCATATTGCTTATTGTCAAACGGCATCGCTGTGACCGACCCTTGATAAATTGTCGTTTCATCTCCAAAATGCTTTCGAGCCAGTGCAATTGCTGTGGGCGATATTTCGATACCAGTCACCTGTATGCCTTTGTCCAGAAAAACAGCGGCATTTCTACCATAACCAAATCCGGGAATCAAAATGTCCTTTATATTTTTTTTATAAAAGAAATCTTTCGCAATAATGGCAGAGCGGGCAGGGCTTCCCCCCCACATCTCACCTTTTTCTATAAAATGACGTTCCCAAAATTCCATACAAATACCTTTTAATGGCGTTTTATTTCCGCTCCGTAACGTAGCGTACGCCAACCCCTGACGTAATAATAGTACGAAGATATCATTTTTTATTATTGCAACTATGTAGCAATAATATTAAATGCAATTAAATTGCAAATAAATTACAATTGTTTGTGATGCTCACGATAATGGTTATTTATCAGTATTGAAAATCTCGCTTCTTACGGGATATCTTTGTATCGGAAGTACAGCGCTTCTGCTTACATAATATTCGCATGAAAAACATAAAGATCTTTTTTGCCGCAGTATTGCTCCAGGTAACGGCTGCTCCTGCAATGGCTCAACAGCTTGATAAAATGACCTGGTATAATGAACCTGCCGAATGGAACGTGACTGCAAACACGCTCTCCATGCAGGTCACTCCCAAAAGTGATTACTGGCGCCTGTCACACTATGGCTTCACCGTAGATGACGCTCCATTTCTATACACCGAACGTGGTGGCGAATTTGAAGTAAAGGCTAAGATTACAGCAAAATATCAAAACCGATTCGACCAAGCTGGCATCATGCTTCGCATCGACCATGAGAACTATATTAAAGCAGGAATTGAGTATGTTGATGGGAAGTACAATCTAAGCACAGTGGTCACCCACCGGACAAGCGACTGGAGCATCATTCCGATCGAGAAAGAAATCCCTTATATTTGGATCAAAGCAGTGCGCAGACTGGACGCCGTCGAGTTTTTTTATTCTTTTGACGACAAGAAGTACACAATGATGCGGAATGCCTGGTTACAGGACAACCACCCAGTGCGGGTAGGGGTCATGGCGGCTTCGCCGGATGGCAATGGTTTTCAGGCCACATTTGAACATTTCAGCATAAAACATCTCCCCGACCAACGCCGCACAAAGTGGTTGAAGGAAAACAGCGCCGACTGAGTATCTTATGCTATCTGCCCGAATTTCAACTGGCAGATAGCATAAGATACCTTATCGTGACGACATCCTGCTAAATACCTGCACTGCCTCATGCGAATTGCGCACCTGTAATTTCTGAAGAATATTTTGCCGATGCCGGTTGACCGTATGGATACTGAGATCCAGTTTCGCGGCAATATCTTTACTGATCATCCCCTCCTTTATGCAGTTCAGTATCTGTTTTTCCCGGTTACTGATCGTTTCTTTCAGCCCCTGCTCATTCAGGGGATAACGCATACCTGTCAACTGATTAAAAATATAGCTACCGTTATTTTCTGCGATTTCGGTATCCGGAAGCAAAGTATAACAACACAGTGCTAACTGCGGAAATACCGCACCGGGAGCATTCAGATATACGATCTGATGTGACATGGCTAACGTTTGCCCCCCCTTTCCGCCGATCCGTAATACGGTATTCGCCCGATAATTAAACCGCTCTTTCAAGGGAACTCTTTTCAGCAGATCCAGAAACTGCAGTTCGAGCGCATGTTTGACAGCAAGATCCTCGGGGTGTACGCGTTCTAGCAGAAAATCTTCCCAGATACTATTGATTTCCAGCTTTCTTTCCGCTTCTGAAAGATGCAAACGCTGTGCGATTTGGCCCATAAAGGTGTAGCTCCAGTTCGCGGTAAGGTCACTGAGCACCGCTATTCCGTTGTGAATCTCAGCATAAGTCTTCGCATATTGTTTATAGTGGTGCAGGATGGAAAGTTCGACACGGCTGTTTCGTTGTTCCTGGCTTGTCAGATATTTGTTCAATTTTTTTTTAGCTTCCGATTCCATATGCCTATTCATTCAATATTTTTTAGTATGACTGTTCCACAACAACAGGCTGCAGGCCAGTTATTAGTTAGAAGGAAAGCCCAACCCGAATATAGGGTAAAGTCGCTTCCCTGCTAAACCCGAGCACACCCTGAATCATCAATAGATCACCGGGCATAAAATAGACCCCTCCTCCATAGCCCATATGCCAGGTGTCCGAACGATCGCCGGTCATCCAGACACGGCCTATATCGTAAAAACCGATCGCTCCTACCGTACCCGGAACAAGATAGGAGGAATAACTGAATAGCTTCAGGCGCACGTCAAAATTATTATAAAGAGCCGTCTTTCCTGTAAAACGTCTTGAGTTGTACCCCCGAAGGCTCATTTCCCCGCCAATCTGTGCATGCTGATAAAAATAGGGATTCCCCCACACCGCATCCAGTCCCAGCCTGTTGGCAAAGGTAAGATAGTCGCTCACAACAGTTTTATACACAGCCATACTGTGCTGTAGTTTGGTATAACCCCGCTGTTCGCCCCCCAGTTCGGTATTCCAGACCAGACGTGAATGAATATGCACGCCTGATTTTGGCGCGGAGGTCTGATCCCGTGTGTCGTAATCCATGCCAGCAGCGACGCCTGTAAAAAAATTGCTCCCATAGATAGACTCAGCAGGGTATTTCGCATTAAATTCCTCAAAAAAACGACCGACGTTATTAATTGCCTTGCTATGATAGTACCCGGAAGACCAACCGTAGAACAATTTTAACTCTGGCTTCAGAAATTTCTCCAAAAGAATGTCAGCCTGTACAATATCAAATCTATTGCGATAGTAGGAAATACCTCTTGCTTCCGATTTTTCAAAGACCGTGCTGTTTCCATAGCCAAAAAAGTTACTGAGGTTTTTGGGGCCGAGCGATGAAAGATGAACAGAAAGATCCTGTCCTCCGATGAGATCTTTATAATTGCCCTTATAATCAAACATGAACGACTCCCGGCCGGTCAGATAACTTCCCATTATCTGATGCCTATAGGCATACGGTTTCTTTCTAAACCCCTGATTTTCGATCAGATATCCTAAGCCAAAAATCAGTCCCCGATCCACTCCATAGTCGATGTTAAAAACGACGCCTTTGCGGTCATAGGCAAAACCATTATATTCAAATTGATGCACAGTACTATCGTTGCTCAACTTGAGCCTGAGCGAATTGGCCACTTGACCTAATTCCGGTCTTTGGTCCTTCGAATCATAAATATATACCTGCCGACCGTTATCAAATTTTTCACCGACACGATAACGGTCCTTGTCCTGCCCTCCGATTAGTCTTAGCCGAATAGGTGAACGTCCTGATCCATGCAGCTTATATTCATCCTCCCCCCCTATTCCATAAACCCTGATCTCCTTGGTTTCTTCGGGCCGGAATGTACGTTGTATAAGCCTCCGGCCTACTGTACCATCCTTTTTCTTGTTACGGATATCTACCTTAACCGAGCCATCGTGCTGATAATCGATATCGATAAATTCTGATTTTGCGGACAAGGGCAGATCAACGACCTGGGCCAATGCACGGTAATAGGTGATGCCGCTCTGCATAAGATCATCCCTGCGCGAGCGGATGTTTTTTTCCAGTTGCGCAGCACTCAGTTTGACAATGGTGTCCGGCATCGCCAGCATAGCCTGATGAATCAATGTATCTGAAAGACTTTGCTGTACCAGCCTGATTTGCTCTTTCCAGTCCCCCTCACTGAGATGATTCAAAAAAAAGCGGTCAAAATGACGCGCATTAAAATTCCAATGAGCTATGTTCCGGATATGCGGTCCGAAGGGCTGCAAGTGAGCTTTCAGCCATTGGTAAGAAAGTAATACAGGAAAGACGCCTGAAGTTTTATAATATACCTTGTCACGGTCCCGTGGAACAGGTGTATAGATCCTTTTGCCTTTTTCCTTCTCCGGATCCCATCGCCAATTATCTTCATGCCGATCCCAATCCCCCAGTACAAAATCAAGCAACCGCGCCCGTAACGTTAATAGCTGGTCAGTCTGTGTATCATTGTCCGCTAATGTTTTTCGGATTACTTTTGCGGTGTTATCGGTTTTCTGATCTTCAAAAGGGGTCCGTGCTTCAAACATATAGGCTCTGTTCTTAAAAACGTCCCGGTATTCACCAAACGCGGCATCGTCCCCCACATAAACAAGCTCCGGAGCTACATGGGGTATCCCCAGTGCCCTATTGAATACCGGAACCGTCAGCGCTCCAAAAGGATGTGCGATAGAAATCTGATCTTGGACGATGTCCTTTGCAAATGTTTTCCTGAGGCTTTCGGGCAAGCTTCGTTCGGGATATTTCTGAATAGACCTGAGCACCCATTCCCTTCCTGTAGGATCAGCCATCCGAAGGGACTGTGTCTGCATGCCTCCCCCCAGCTTGATTACCCGGAGTCCACCTTGCTCACTTTGCAGATCCATGATCCGCATACGGACAGGCGTATTGTACAACCTGCGGTAACTATCGCCCAGCCAAAACCGGTGAACCATACTAACCTGGTCGTATTCCGGCGCGATCACCACCGTTATGCTGTCTTGCTGCGCCTGTGCATTTAAAATGCCACAGCAAGCGATCAATGTCAAAATTCTTCTCATGCCAATAATTTTACGCCACTGCCGACTCCCACAGCCTATCACGCTGCCGACTTCAGATGATGTCCAGCAACCGACGGTGGTAATTGATCTGCCCTAAATGGTAAGTCAGATGGGTAGTTAAATGAACTAATAAATAGCCTGTTGTTGTTTTCTCTTCGAACACCAATAACGGATAAACATCCGCCAAGACATCATCTGTTAGCTGATCCAGCGCGCTGTCAACGACAGCGATCGTGTCGTCTATTTTGTTCAGAAGCTGCTCACGCGGAACATCCTTCAGCGAAAATTCCTGTTCCCGATTTCGAACATAACCCGTTTTTCCGATCTCGGCACCGATATACGTCTGCAGGTTACCAATTAAATGCAGACATAAATTTCCGGCGGAATTCGCAATACGATTTTCCACCCGCCAGATATTGCGCTCATCCTGATATAGGGCAATTTCCGCCCGAAGTCTTTTTAAGTCTCTATCAAACAGAAGCTTTAGTGTTTTTATAAGCATAAGTTCCTTACTTTACATATTCTTGTGGATAATGGGTTCTCTCCGGCATTAAACGAGATAAGCAGCCAGAATTCATTTTATTCGTTAAATTTAACGCACCGAAACGATTAAACCATGAAAAAAGACACAAAAATCACCAACCTGAGTATCGAGTCTGCCGGACTACCCAAAGATCCGAAACATGCGATTGCAGAATATGTGTGGAACGGATTTGATGCAGGGGCTACGGCGATAGACATCGATGTCGACAGCAACGATCTGGGTTATATTCATCAGATCAGCATCCGGGACAACGGCGCAGGTATTGCATACAATCTGCTGGAATACTCCTTCGGAAATTTTCTGGATTCCGTAAAGAAAAATAACCTTAAACGGAGTTCCTATACCAGAGGAAAAAAAGGTAAAGGGCGCTTCTCTTTTTCGCTCTTCGCCACACGGGCAGTCTGGACAACAGTAGTCAACGAAGACAACGCCTTAAACAGCTACCAGATTCAGATCGACAGGGACAGCAAAGAACACTATAATATCAGTGAGCGCACAGCCGTGAAAAACCGGGACACCGGAACAGACGTCAAGTTACAGGGAATTTTTGGAGTACACGCCGCCATGCTGGAATCCGAAGACTTCCTTGATTTTATGGCGCAGGAGTTTGGCTGGTTTCTCTATCTAAACCGTCATGCAAACTATAGCATCCGGATTAACGGTAAAGCCTTGAAATATGATCACCTGATCCAGGAAACCGACCAGCTTACCTGGACAATGTACAGCCCTGACGACAACGACTCTTATGTTTTTGAGGTGGACTATATCCGCTGGAACCGGCAGATTGGCGACCGCTACTATTACTATTTTTTAAATAGTGAAAAAAAAGAAGTTGCGAAATTACTCAGCAGCTTCAACAACAATGCTATTGGTTTTCACCACTCGGTTTATATCAATTCTAATTTCTTCGATCAGTTCAAACAGGATGACATCAGCTTATCCATGGATGAAAACCTGTTTACCGGGAGAGCCAAACAGCTTGTTTACCGCCAGGTATTGGCTGAACTGCGCGAGTTTCTAAACCGAAAACAGAAAAAATATGTTCATGAAAACGCAGTAGCAAATCAGCTTGACGAATTGGAAAGAAAGGGCTACCTGCCAATATACAATCAGACAGCAGCGGACAAAAGACGGAAAGAAACTCTTCTGAAACTCATTCAGGAAATCTATACAGCCGAACCCCGTATTTTCTATGGTGTTAAATCCGAATTGGTACAGTCCTACTTAGGTTTTCTGGACCTGGTTCTTCAGACACATAAGCGCGCCGATGTTCTTACGGTCATACAGAATACCGTTCAGCTGTCAGAAAAAGAAAACAAGCGCATTCGTCAGATCCTCGAAGAAGCATCCATCCATACACCCCAGATAACCTCGTAGCGATGGATTTTTAATTAATGACTTTCAGATGTCATTAATTAAAATAAAAAGTTTCAATTTTGCTTAACAGTGTTAAATCATTTATGAAATAAACATGGGTAGCAAGGAACGCATACAACGTCTCAAAGATGAGAACAGAAACAATATTTTGGATGCTGCACTTCAAATCGTAAAAGAAGAGGGGTGGCAGGCCTTGAGTATGCGTAAGATTGCGGATATCATCGAATACACCGCGCCTATGATCTATGAATATTTTGCCAATAAGGACGCTATCCTAAACGAGCTCGCCAATCAGGGATACCTACTGCTCGCCAAGAAAGTAAAGCAAGCACGATCAACCGAAACCGATCTGGAAAAACAATTGGAAGCCATGTGGTTTAGCTATTGGGATTTTGCTTTTGACGAACGTGAACTATACCAGCTGATGTTTGGTGTAGGTACAGCCTGCTGCGGATTTGAAAAGACCTATAAATGTGCAGAATCACATGGCAAAATCATCAGCGATGTAATCCGCGAAATCATGAAGGACAAAGACCCCTCAGAAGATCTGGTCTGTAGAAAATACTTTACTTACTGGTCGATCATTCACGGCCTCATCTCCATTAATCTGGTCAACCAAGGCAATGGGGATAGCACGAATCAGGAGGTACTAAAAGATGCTATTTACGGCATCACCCGCTCGTTAAAAGATTAATTTTTTTTATACAAGAATATACAACGTTAAAAAATCTAACACCGTTAAATAAAACCAAAACTCAATTTTAATATCACATGAAAACAAATGTATCACCAAGTCTTAAAAAGATTTACATTCCAGCACTTAACAGTGTTAAACGAATTAATATCGTAAAGACTGCATATGTGCTGAGCGCTATTTTCTTATACAGCTGTTCGACAGGCACAAGCAAACCAATGGATGCTCCTCCTGTCAGCCTTCCAGTTATCGCTATCGAACAAGGCAACGAGACGGTATACCAAGAATATCCCGCTACCATAGAAGCTTCATCGAATATTGAAATCAGACCCCAGGTAGAAGGAATCCTCGAACAGATCTATGTCGATGAGGGCGCTAGAGTAAGCAAAGGTCAGGCACTTTTCAAGATTAACGACCGCCCATATCAAGAGCAGCTAAACCAAGCCAAGGCAAACTTGCTGGCTGCAAAAGCGACCTTGGAAAATGCGGAGCTGGAAGTTGAAAAGAAAACTAAATTGGTCAACAACAAAGTACTGACTGATTTTCAGCTGAAATCTGCCATTAGTGCCCGCAATGCAGCAAAAGCCAATGTACAGCTGGCGGTGTCTGCGGTAGAAGCGGCAAAAATCAACGTGGGTTATACCTTAATTCGCGCATCGGCCGATGGTTATATCGGAAGACTGCAGCGTAAGCAGGGAAGCTTGGTAGGACCTACGGACGGTCAGCCGCTGACAACGCTTTCCAATGTTAAAGATCTCCATGTTTATTTTTCTTTGGGCGAGAATGATTTCATTGCATTCAAAAACAATACAGCAGGCGATAATCTTCAACAGAAATTAAACAACCTTCCCCCCATCAGCCTGGTACTTTCTGATCAGACCGTTTATGACCAAAAAGGAAAAATAGATATGGTGGATGGCCAGTTTGATAAAAATACAGGCGCCATTACACTCAGGGCTACCTTCAGCAATCCAGAGGGTGTCCTGCGCAATGGAAACACCGGCCGTGTTAGACTTCAGAAGAAATACGATCAAGCACTATTGGTTCCTCAGCTAGCAACGCTGGAAATGCAAGACAAAATCTTCGTTTACACCGTCGGGAAAGAGAACAAAGTGGTGCAACAACCGATTACTGTCATCGGAAAAAGTGGTGCCAACTATCTTGTCAGCAAAGGGATCTCTGCCGGGGATCGTATCGTCTATAAAGGCATCGACCTACTTCAAGATGGCCAGAAAATCACTCCACAAGCTTTTTCAAAAGACAGCATCAATTAATATTATAACTCGACAAACATTATTATGCTTAAGAAATTTATAGAAAGGCCCGTACTTGCCACCGTAATTTCCATATTACTGGTCATACTGGGAATTATCGGTATACTCAAACTGCCTTTACAGCAGTTTCCCGACATTGCTCCCCCAGCGGTACAGGTAACGGCACTATATCCGGGTGCCAATGCCGAGACTGTACTCCGCGCTGTGGCCCCTTCATTGGAAGAATCGATCAATGGAGTGGAAAACATGAGCTACATGAGCTCAACGGCAAGTAACGACGGCTCACTGATGATTACCGTTTATTTCAAGCTGGGCACCGATCCTGATCAGGCAGCTGTCAACGTACAAAACCGTGTTGCTCAAGCCACCAGCCAGCTTCCCGCTGAAGTGGTTCAGGCCGGCATAACAACGGCTAAACAGCAGAACAGCCTAATCATGGTATTGGATCTCTATACCGAAGATGAGAGTAAATATGATCAAACTTTTATTACCAACTATGCGCAGATCAACATTATTCCCGAACTGAAACGTATCCCTGGCGTTGGGCAAGCACTGGCGTTTGGAGGTAGCAAAGACTATTCGATGCGTGTATGGCTAAATCCGAATCAGATGGCAACCTACAAGCTGACGCCCGAAGAAGTAATGGCTGCCATTCAGGACAAAAACGTGGAAGCTGCACCGGGAAAATTCGGTGAAAGCAGCCGCGAAGCCTTTGAATTTGTAATTAAATATAAAGGTAAACTCAATCAGCCCAGCGACTATGAAAATATCATTATCCGCTCAAATACAGATGGATCTGTATTGAGACTTAAAGATGTTGCCCGAGTGGAACTTGGATCTTATACCTATGCCAGCCATACCCGCATCAATGGGAAGGCTGGACTCAATATCGGTGTGATGCAGCTCGCAGGCTCCAACGCCAACGAAATTCAGATCGCCATTCAGGAGTTTATGGAGAAAGCGTCCCTAAGCTTTCCTAAGGGAGTGAAATACCTCGTATTATACAATACCAAGGATGCACTTGACCAGTCTATCGATCAGGTTAAACATACATTGGTCGAAGCTTTTATCTTGGTCTTCTTAGTGGTATTCTTGTTCCTGCAGGATTTTAGATCAACCTTGATCCCAGCTATTGCTGTACCTGTTGCGATCGTGGGTACGTTCTTCTTCATGCAGCTATTCGGTTTCTCTATCAATCTCCTGACTTTGTTTGCGCTGGTGCTGGCGATCGGTATCGTCGTCGACGATGCCATTGTTGTAGTCGAGGCCGTGCACGCCAAGATGGAACATAATCACCTGCCGCCAAAGCTAGCGACAACATCCGCCATGAGCGAAATCACTGGAGCGATTATCTCCATTACCTTAGTGATGTCTGCTGTCTTTCTGCCCATCGGTTTTATGGAGGGCTCGACAGGGGTATTCTATAGGCAATTTGCTTTTACCCTGGCCATCGCTATTGTTATTTCTGCAATCAATGCACTGACCCTGAGTCCAGCACTCTGTGCATTGTTTTTAAAACCAGTACATCATACAAACGGTGAAGCGAAGCAACTCAACTTTAAAGATCGCTTCTTCGCGGGTTTCAATGTTGGGTTCGAACGAATCACCAAAAACTATCTGGGAAGCTTACGCTTTTTGATCCGTTACAAATGGGTCGCATTTGCTGGCCTGGGCATCACCTTGCTGTTGACGGTTTTCATGATCCGTCGTACGCCTACAGGTTTTATTCCCTCAGAAGATCAAGGGTTTATCGCCGTGTCGCTTTCCATGCCTGCCGGAGCATCGCTGGACCGTACATCGGGAGCATTAGCCGAAGCAGAAAAACAGCTTCAACATGCTGACTTCACCAAAACACTCAACGTACTTGCCGGTTTCAACATTTTGACACAGTCCACCAGCCCTTCTGCAGGTGTTGCCTTCATCTTGCTTAAACCGCACGAAGAACGGGGCCAGATCAAAGATATCAATGCCATTATGGCCGATGTCAACCAACGCCTTGCAAATATTAAAGGGGCCAACTTCTTTGTATTCACCTTCCCTACTGTTCCCGGATTTAGTAACGTGGACGGACTGGATATGGTACTTCAGGACCGCACGGGAGGGCAGCTCGGCAAGTTTAGCTCGGTCGGACAGAATTTCATTGGCGAGCTCATGAAACGGCCTGAAATCCTGATGGCTTTTACCACTTTCAAGGCGGATTACCCACAATATGAGCTGCAAGTGGACGACATCAAGGCCGAACAGCTCGGCGTGAGCACCAAGAGCATTCTGCAGACCATGCAGGCTTATTTTGGCAGTGCGCAGGCTTCAGACTTCAACCGGTTTGGCAAATATTATCGGGTGATGGTCCAGGCAGATGCCAAAGACCGTAGTGAACCTACAGCTATGGACGGTATTTTTGTAAAAAACAGGCTTGGAGACATGGTGCCCATCAATACCCTAGTAAAATTGGAACGTGTTTACGGTCCAGAGACCGCTTCTCGATACAACTTATTTAATTCGATTGGTATCAACGCCATCCCTAAACCCGGATACAGCTCGGGAGATGCAATCCGCGCGGTGGAAGAAGTTGCCAAACAACAGTTACCCACGGGCTTCACCTATGAATTTTCGGGCATGACCAAAGAGGAAATCGTTTCTGGCGGACAGTCTACGCTCATTTTCATCCTCTGTCTGATCTTCGTTTACTTCCTGCTTGCGGCACAGTACGAAAGCTATATCATTCCGTTGGCCGTCATACTGTCTATCCCAACAGGTATATTCGGGGTGTTCGCGGCAATCAGTCTTACTGATATTGCGAATAACATCTACGTTCAGGTGGCCTTGGTGATGCTTATCGGGTTACTGGCTAAAAACGCGATCCTGATCGTCGAATTTGCAATTCAGGGCCGCAAACAGGGCATGTCCATACCCAGTGCTGCCCTTAATGCTGCAAAGCTGCGTCTAAGACCGATTATCATGACCTCCCTAGCTTTCATCGTTGGTATGATCCCGATGATGTTCGCTATAGGGCCTTCAGCTCAGGGTAACCACTCTATCAGTATTGCCGCAGCAGGGGGCATGCTTTCAGGAGTTATTTTAGGGCTTTTTATCAT from the Sphingobacterium thalpophilum genome contains:
- a CDS encoding efflux RND transporter permease subunit, which encodes MLKKFIERPVLATVISILLVILGIIGILKLPLQQFPDIAPPAVQVTALYPGANAETVLRAVAPSLEESINGVENMSYMSSTASNDGSLMITVYFKLGTDPDQAAVNVQNRVAQATSQLPAEVVQAGITTAKQQNSLIMVLDLYTEDESKYDQTFITNYAQINIIPELKRIPGVGQALAFGGSKDYSMRVWLNPNQMATYKLTPEEVMAAIQDKNVEAAPGKFGESSREAFEFVIKYKGKLNQPSDYENIIIRSNTDGSVLRLKDVARVELGSYTYASHTRINGKAGLNIGVMQLAGSNANEIQIAIQEFMEKASLSFPKGVKYLVLYNTKDALDQSIDQVKHTLVEAFILVFLVVFLFLQDFRSTLIPAIAVPVAIVGTFFFMQLFGFSINLLTLFALVLAIGIVVDDAIVVVEAVHAKMEHNHLPPKLATTSAMSEITGAIISITLVMSAVFLPIGFMEGSTGVFYRQFAFTLAIAIVISAINALTLSPALCALFLKPVHHTNGEAKQLNFKDRFFAGFNVGFERITKNYLGSLRFLIRYKWVAFAGLGITLLLTVFMIRRTPTGFIPSEDQGFIAVSLSMPAGASLDRTSGALAEAEKQLQHADFTKTLNVLAGFNILTQSTSPSAGVAFILLKPHEERGQIKDINAIMADVNQRLANIKGANFFVFTFPTVPGFSNVDGLDMVLQDRTGGQLGKFSSVGQNFIGELMKRPEILMAFTTFKADYPQYELQVDDIKAEQLGVSTKSILQTMQAYFGSAQASDFNRFGKYYRVMVQADAKDRSEPTAMDGIFVKNRLGDMVPINTLVKLERVYGPETASRYNLFNSIGINAIPKPGYSSGDAIRAVEEVAKQQLPTGFTYEFSGMTKEEIVSGGQSTLIFILCLIFVYFLLAAQYESYIIPLAVILSIPTGIFGVFAAISLTDIANNIYVQVALVMLIGLLAKNAILIVEFAIQGRKQGMSIPSAALNAAKLRLRPIIMTSLAFIVGMIPMMFAIGPSAQGNHSISIAAAGGMLSGVILGLFIIPILFIFFQFIQEKLSSTATQEHQAKEPAALEIPVHTNN